From the genome of Streptomyces sp. NBC_01317, one region includes:
- a CDS encoding LolA family protein has translation MAPNDSAHIAEEDDLGTGRRRAARYAVPVAVIGVAAATIGLVPALAAAGDPSLPKISAQELIEKIAASDTERLSGSVKISTDLGLPSLAGLGDLAGGALAPKDGAGGGGSASTADPSTKLMELGSGTHTLRVAADGPDKQRVSILEDAAEYSLIHNGDDVWAYDSASNEAFHATSPEGTEKGRSGNKAEGLSGKDVPATPREFAEQALAAAGDTTSVTVDGTARVAGREAYRLVLKPKQSGSTVESVKIAVDAETGTPLKFTLAPSSGGKAVVDVGFTKVDFGKPAASTFDFTPPKGTKVTQGDEARQADPVEPKLPKGGEGAGKTAPPTVIGKGWSAVYAFTSPDGAPTAKDTAGLPKEAQGFLDALGDKVTGKFGSGTVYKTRLVNALMTDDGKIYVGAVTPDTLVRAADGAK, from the coding sequence ATGGCACCGAACGACAGCGCGCACATCGCCGAGGAGGACGACCTCGGTACCGGCCGCCGCAGGGCGGCGCGGTACGCGGTCCCGGTCGCGGTCATCGGAGTGGCCGCGGCGACGATCGGCCTCGTGCCGGCCCTCGCCGCCGCGGGCGACCCCAGCCTGCCGAAGATCAGCGCCCAGGAACTCATCGAGAAGATCGCCGCCTCCGACACCGAGCGGCTCTCCGGCTCGGTGAAGATCAGCACGGACCTGGGGCTGCCCTCGCTGGCCGGCCTCGGGGACCTGGCGGGCGGCGCGCTCGCCCCCAAGGACGGCGCGGGCGGCGGCGGTTCGGCCTCCACCGCCGACCCGAGCACCAAGCTGATGGAGCTGGGTTCCGGTACGCACACCCTGCGGGTGGCGGCGGACGGGCCCGACAAGCAGCGGGTGTCGATCCTGGAGGACGCGGCCGAGTACAGCCTGATCCACAACGGGGACGACGTCTGGGCGTACGACAGCGCCTCGAACGAGGCCTTCCACGCGACCTCCCCGGAGGGCACGGAGAAGGGCAGGTCCGGAAACAAGGCCGAGGGGCTGTCCGGCAAGGACGTTCCCGCGACCCCCCGTGAGTTCGCCGAGCAGGCGCTCGCGGCGGCGGGCGACACCACGTCGGTCACCGTGGACGGCACCGCGCGGGTCGCCGGGCGTGAGGCGTACCGCCTGGTCCTCAAGCCCAAGCAGAGCGGCTCGACGGTCGAGTCCGTCAAGATCGCGGTCGATGCCGAGACCGGCACCCCGCTCAAGTTCACGCTCGCGCCGAGCAGCGGCGGCAAGGCCGTCGTCGACGTGGGCTTCACCAAGGTCGACTTCGGCAAGCCGGCCGCCTCCACCTTCGACTTCACCCCGCCGAAGGGCACGAAGGTCACCCAGGGCGACGAGGCGCGGCAGGCCGACCCGGTCGAGCCCAAGCTCCCGAAGGGCGGCGAGGGCGCCGGGAAGACCGCGCCTCCGACCGTCATCGGGAAGGGCTGGAGCGCGGTGTACGCGTTCACGTCCCCGGACGGCGCGCCCACCGCGAAGGACACCGCCGGTCTGCCGAAGGAGGCGCAGGGCTTCCTGGACGCGCTCGGCGACAAGGTCACCGGGAAGTTCGGCTCGGGCACGGTCTACAAGACCCGCCTGGTCAACGCCCTGATGACGGACGACGGCAAGATCTACGTCGGCGCGGTGACCCCCGACACGCTCGTCAGGGCGGCGGACGGCGCCAAGTAG
- a CDS encoding GTP-binding protein, whose product MGYSPSPTPPPDRGRPQPGTTTGAQGAVQPPLPVKMVVAGGFGVGKTTTVGSISEITPLTTEASITSVSAGVDDLAHTPRKTTTTVAMDFGCITIDPTLKLYLFGTPGQDRFKFMWDDLVQGALGALVIVDTRRLDDCYVAVDYFEAKGIPFAIGINTFEGAVTHTLDEVRWALDVDPRVPLFAFDARERGSVRDALLTVLKVALARTTAA is encoded by the coding sequence ATGGGCTACTCGCCATCCCCGACTCCCCCGCCTGACCGCGGCCGTCCGCAGCCCGGCACGACCACGGGCGCCCAGGGTGCCGTCCAGCCGCCGCTGCCGGTGAAGATGGTCGTCGCGGGCGGCTTCGGCGTGGGCAAGACCACCACGGTCGGCTCGATCTCCGAGATCACCCCGCTCACCACCGAGGCGTCGATCACGTCGGTCTCGGCCGGGGTGGACGACCTCGCGCACACCCCGCGCAAGACGACCACCACGGTCGCCATGGACTTCGGCTGCATCACCATCGACCCGACGCTGAAGCTCTACCTCTTCGGCACGCCGGGCCAGGACCGCTTCAAGTTCATGTGGGACGACCTCGTCCAGGGCGCGCTCGGCGCGCTGGTGATCGTGGACACGCGGCGCCTGGACGACTGCTACGTGGCCGTCGACTACTTCGAGGCGAAGGGCATCCCCTTCGCGATCGGGATCAACACCTTCGAGGGCGCGGTCACCCACACGCTGGACGAGGTGCGGTGGGCCCTGGACGTCGACCCGCGCGTGCCGCTGTTCGCCTTCGACGCCCGGGAACGCGGATCGGTACGGGACGCGCTGCTGACCGTACTGAAAGTGGCCCTGGCCAGGACCACGGCGGCGTAG
- the fahA gene encoding fumarylacetoacetase has translation MPEQSPLEPVEGDPFGPHNLPYGVFSTAEEPGRRRLGVRLGDAVLDAGAAAHALGSPYAKLLDQPGLGPLMAAGRTAWRDVRRALTAWVTVPAHRAEMEPLLHPLGTVTLHLPYEVADYVDFYASEHHATNVGRIFRPDGLALPVNWKHLPIGYHGRAGTVVVSGTEVVRPSGQRKAPADAAPVFGPSAKLDIEAEVAFVVGTPSAQGTPVDLASFRDHVFGLSLLNDWSARDIQAWEYVPLGPFLGKSFATSVSAWVTPLEALDAARVAPPARTEELLPYLDDAEEEDPGGFDLRISVALNGQVISEPPFSSMYWTAAQQLAHLTVNGASLRTGDVYGSGTVSGPGREQRGSLLELTWNSTEPVELPDGKRTFLEDGDEVTLTAWAPGPDGTRVGLGEVRGRIVPAA, from the coding sequence ATGCCCGAGCAGAGCCCGCTCGAACCGGTCGAAGGTGACCCCTTCGGCCCCCACAACCTCCCGTACGGCGTCTTCTCGACCGCAGAGGAGCCCGGCAGGCGCCGTCTCGGTGTCCGCCTGGGCGACGCGGTGCTCGACGCGGGAGCGGCGGCGCACGCCCTGGGTTCTCCGTACGCGAAGCTGCTGGACCAGCCGGGCCTGGGCCCCCTGATGGCGGCCGGCCGCACGGCCTGGCGCGATGTGCGCCGGGCCCTGACCGCCTGGGTCACCGTGCCCGCGCACCGCGCCGAGATGGAGCCGCTGCTGCACCCCCTCGGCACGGTCACGCTGCACCTGCCGTACGAGGTCGCCGACTATGTCGACTTCTACGCGAGCGAGCACCACGCGACCAACGTCGGCAGGATCTTCCGCCCCGACGGCCTCGCGCTGCCCGTCAACTGGAAGCACCTGCCGATCGGTTACCACGGCAGGGCGGGCACGGTCGTGGTCTCGGGCACGGAGGTCGTACGCCCCTCCGGGCAGCGCAAGGCGCCCGCCGACGCGGCGCCCGTCTTCGGCCCCTCGGCCAAGCTCGACATCGAGGCGGAGGTCGCCTTTGTCGTCGGTACGCCGTCCGCGCAGGGCACCCCGGTGGACCTGGCGTCCTTCCGCGACCACGTCTTCGGCCTCTCGCTGCTGAACGACTGGTCGGCGCGGGACATCCAGGCGTGGGAGTACGTGCCCCTCGGCCCGTTCCTCGGGAAGTCCTTCGCCACGTCGGTCTCCGCGTGGGTGACCCCGCTGGAGGCCCTGGACGCGGCCCGGGTGGCGCCACCGGCCCGTACGGAGGAGCTGCTCCCCTATCTGGACGACGCCGAGGAGGAGGACCCGGGCGGGTTCGACCTGCGGATCTCGGTGGCACTCAACGGGCAGGTGATCTCGGAGCCGCCGTTCTCCTCCATGTACTGGACGGCGGCGCAGCAGCTCGCCCATCTGACCGTGAACGGCGCCTCTCTCCGTACGGGAGACGTCTACGGCTCCGGTACGGTCAGCGGCCCCGGGCGCGAGCAGCGCGGCTCCCTCCTCGAACTGACGTGGAACAGCACCGAGCCCGTCGAACTGCCCGACGGCAAGCGGACGTTCCTGGAGGACGGCGACGAGGTGACCCTCACCGCCTGGGCCCCCGGGCCCGACGGGACCCGGGTCGGCCTGGGCGAGGTGAGGGGCCGGATCGTCCCGGCGGCCTGA
- a CDS encoding ABC transporter substrate-binding protein — MTDTANRPRRRTVAAALASLTAAALLAGCGSSDDNADPLEPAAVPEGKVVVGSNNFPESILLAYLYGEALKAKGLDVTYKHNIGSRETTYGMLKNGTVTVMPEYNGALLAYLDPKAVAKTAQGTTAAVTAQLPSHLAVLKSASAENKDAVAVNAETAEKYDLTAESSIADLADVAPELVIGGSPEFQSRQQGLVGLKELYGLNFKSFKGLDAGGALTIAALKKNNIQAADVFTTDPSIEKEKFVVLKDTKNLFAFENVTPLIRKADVPKAGQDVLDTLSAKLDTPELMELDAQVQYEHKDALAVARAWLTSKSLL; from the coding sequence GTGACTGATACCGCGAACAGGCCTCGGCGCCGCACCGTCGCCGCCGCACTCGCCTCCCTCACCGCCGCCGCTTTGCTGGCCGGGTGCGGTTCGTCCGACGACAACGCCGATCCGCTGGAGCCGGCGGCGGTGCCCGAGGGCAAGGTCGTCGTGGGGTCGAACAACTTCCCCGAGAGCATCCTGCTCGCCTACCTGTACGGCGAGGCGCTCAAGGCCAAGGGTCTCGACGTCACGTACAAGCACAACATCGGCAGCCGCGAGACGACGTACGGCATGCTCAAGAACGGCACCGTGACGGTCATGCCCGAGTACAACGGCGCCCTGCTCGCCTACCTGGACCCGAAGGCCGTGGCGAAGACGGCGCAGGGCACCACCGCCGCCGTCACCGCCCAGCTGCCGTCCCACCTCGCCGTCCTGAAGTCGGCCTCCGCCGAGAACAAGGACGCCGTCGCGGTCAATGCCGAGACGGCGGAGAAGTACGACCTGACCGCCGAGTCCTCGATCGCCGATCTGGCCGACGTCGCACCCGAGTTGGTCATCGGCGGTTCACCGGAATTCCAGTCGAGGCAGCAGGGTCTCGTCGGGCTCAAGGAGCTGTACGGCCTGAATTTCAAGTCCTTCAAGGGCCTGGACGCGGGTGGTGCGCTGACGATTGCGGCGTTGAAGAAGAACAACATCCAGGCCGCCGACGTCTTCACCACGGACCCGTCCATCGAGAAGGAGAAATTTGTTGTCCTCAAGGACACGAAGAACCTCTTCGCCTTCGAGAACGTGACTCCGCTCATCCGCAAGGCCGATGTGCCGAAGGCCGGACAGGACGTGCTCGACACCCTGTCCGCCAAGCTCGACACCCCTGAGCTGATGGAACTCGACGCGCAGGTGCAGTACGAGCACAAGGACGCGCTCGCGGTCGCCCGCGCCTGGCTCACGTCGAAGAGCCTGCTCTGA
- a CDS encoding polyprenyl synthetase family protein — translation MTVVGPFGLSVRDPALEADVQAGLSAVEAGLLDATKSEVSFITEAAQHLVRAGGKRLRPLFVMLAAQFGDPYAPGIVPAAVVVELTHLATLYHDDVMDEADVRRGVDSANTRWGNSVAVLTGDFLFARASHTLADLGPEAVRIQAEAFERLVTGQILETAGPRDGRDPVSHYLDVLAGKTGALFAVSGRFGALMSGADESVVDILTQYGERLGVAFQLADDVLDIASDSHESGKTPGTDLREGIPTLPVLLLRAQAEAHGRQADLDLVAMLDGDLSDDARLTEALRLLRAHPAMEQARRDTVRYAEAARATLAPLPECYAKSALVELCDAVVHRAG, via the coding sequence GTGACCGTCGTCGGGCCGTTCGGGCTGAGCGTGCGGGACCCGGCTCTTGAAGCCGATGTCCAAGCCGGATTGTCGGCCGTGGAGGCGGGTCTGCTCGACGCCACCAAGAGCGAGGTCTCGTTCATCACCGAGGCGGCGCAGCACCTGGTGCGCGCCGGTGGCAAGCGGCTGCGGCCGCTGTTCGTGATGCTCGCCGCCCAGTTCGGTGACCCGTACGCGCCCGGCATCGTCCCGGCGGCCGTGGTGGTCGAGCTGACCCACCTGGCGACGCTCTACCACGACGACGTGATGGACGAGGCGGACGTACGCCGGGGTGTGGACAGCGCCAACACCCGCTGGGGCAACTCCGTCGCCGTCCTCACCGGGGACTTCCTCTTCGCCCGCGCCTCGCACACCCTGGCGGACCTGGGCCCCGAGGCCGTCCGCATCCAGGCGGAGGCCTTCGAGCGGCTGGTCACGGGACAGATCCTGGAGACGGCGGGGCCGCGCGACGGGCGCGACCCGGTCAGCCACTACCTCGACGTGCTCGCCGGGAAGACCGGCGCCCTGTTCGCCGTCTCGGGCCGCTTCGGCGCGCTGATGTCCGGCGCCGACGAGTCGGTGGTCGACATCCTCACCCAGTACGGCGAGCGCCTCGGCGTGGCCTTCCAGCTCGCGGACGACGTCCTCGACATCGCGAGCGACTCGCACGAGTCAGGCAAGACCCCCGGCACCGACCTGCGGGAGGGCATCCCGACGCTGCCGGTGCTGCTGCTGCGCGCCCAGGCGGAGGCGCACGGGAGGCAGGCGGACCTGGACCTGGTCGCGATGCTCGACGGCGACCTGTCGGACGACGCCCGGCTGACGGAGGCGCTGCGGCTGCTGCGGGCCCATCCGGCGATGGAGCAGGCCCGGCGCGACACCGTGCGGTACGCGGAGGCGGCGCGCGCCACCCTGGCCCCGCTGCCGGAGTGTTACGCGAAGTCGGCGCTGGTGGAGCTGTGCGACGCGGTGGTGCACCGGGCGGGCTGA
- a CDS encoding ABC transporter ATP-binding protein — protein sequence MTAAVIETRGLTKRYRGGQLAVEGLDLAVPAGSVFGFLGPNGSGKTTTIRMLMGLIEPTAGSATLLGQRMPRAARTVLPRVGALIEGPALYGYLSGRDNLVRYDSADPTADPRTRRTRVATALDRVGLTAAGTKKAKAYSLGMKQRLGLAAALLQPRRLLVLDEPTNGLDPQGMREIRTLVRELAADGTTVFLSSHLLDEIEQVCTHAAVMARGRLITQGPVAELAAGTRGRLAVVTPDPAEAARVLKELGVGGVTVTEDRVSGDPPAAGVELADLNAALVRAGVRVRSFGVERASLEDAFVALTGEGFDVAG from the coding sequence ATGACAGCGGCCGTCATCGAGACACGCGGTCTCACCAAGCGCTACCGGGGCGGTCAACTCGCCGTCGAGGGGCTCGACCTGGCGGTGCCCGCAGGCAGTGTCTTCGGCTTCCTGGGACCCAACGGCTCCGGCAAGACCACGACCATCCGCATGCTGATGGGCCTGATCGAGCCGACCGCCGGTTCGGCCACCCTTCTCGGGCAGCGGATGCCCCGCGCGGCCCGTACCGTCCTGCCGCGGGTGGGCGCTCTCATCGAAGGCCCGGCGTTGTACGGGTACTTGAGCGGCCGGGACAATCTCGTACGGTACGACTCCGCCGACCCGACGGCCGACCCCCGCACCCGGCGTACGCGCGTCGCCACGGCCCTGGACCGGGTCGGGCTGACGGCGGCCGGGACCAAGAAGGCCAAGGCGTACTCCCTCGGGATGAAGCAGCGGCTCGGGCTGGCGGCGGCGCTGCTCCAGCCGCGCCGCCTGCTGGTGCTGGACGAGCCGACGAACGGCCTGGACCCGCAGGGCATGCGGGAGATCAGGACGCTGGTGCGGGAGCTGGCAGCCGACGGCACGACCGTCTTCCTCTCCTCGCACCTCCTGGACGAGATCGAGCAGGTCTGCACCCACGCGGCGGTGATGGCGCGGGGCCGGCTGATCACGCAGGGGCCGGTCGCCGAGCTGGCGGCGGGGACCCGGGGCCGGCTGGCGGTGGTCACACCGGATCCGGCGGAGGCCGCGCGGGTGCTCAAGGAGCTGGGCGTGGGCGGGGTGACGGTGACGGAGGACCGGGTGAGCGGTGACCCGCCGGCGGCCGGGGTGGAGCTGGCCGACCTGAACGCGGCGCTGGTACGGGCCGGGGTACGGGTGCG
- a CDS encoding DUF742 domain-containing protein, producing the protein MAAGAPGADEDAGAGTVPEQSGRAPAIRPFLLTAGRVADAGNALPLETQVVATAEALAVLDTLTFEPLAIVSVCRRPQSLAEIAAHLCLHLNVVRVLAEDLRVQGHLAVYEPDTRTAQDPSILQRVIDGLLAIPDSPA; encoded by the coding sequence ATGGCGGCCGGTGCACCGGGAGCCGACGAGGACGCGGGCGCCGGCACCGTACCGGAGCAGTCCGGCCGCGCCCCGGCGATCCGCCCGTTCCTGCTCACCGCGGGCCGGGTGGCCGACGCCGGCAACGCGCTCCCCCTGGAGACCCAGGTCGTGGCGACCGCGGAGGCACTCGCCGTACTCGACACCCTCACCTTCGAACCCCTGGCCATCGTCTCCGTATGCCGCCGGCCCCAGTCCCTCGCCGAGATCGCCGCACACCTCTGCCTGCACCTCAACGTGGTCCGCGTTCTGGCCGAAGACCTCCGGGTCCAAGGACATCTGGCCGTGTACGAGCCGGACACCAGGACCGCCCAGGACCCCTCGATTCTGCAAAGGGTTATCGATGGGCTACTCGCCATCCCCGACTCCCCCGCCTGA
- a CDS encoding ABC transporter permease, whose product MNVLHFINSFFSEGSRWHGYDGIPQRVWEHIQYSLGALAVAAGIGLPVGLVTGHTGRGGNVLGTIANAARSLPSFGLLVLMFLAFGIGLTPVMIPLVVLAIPPILVTTYEAVRSVDPSPVDAARGLGMHEAKILLRVELPVALPLILGALRTAAIQIISTATIAAYVSLGGLGRYVIDGLYQRDYEKVVGGATLVASLALLTLGVFWLASRLVVSPGVSRR is encoded by the coding sequence GTGAACGTCCTCCACTTCATCAACTCGTTCTTCAGCGAGGGCTCCCGCTGGCACGGTTACGACGGCATCCCGCAGCGCGTCTGGGAGCACATCCAGTACTCGCTGGGCGCGCTGGCCGTCGCCGCCGGGATCGGGCTGCCGGTGGGTCTGGTCACGGGCCACACGGGCCGGGGCGGCAACGTCCTCGGTACGATCGCGAACGCCGCCCGGTCGCTGCCCAGTTTCGGGCTGCTGGTGCTGATGTTCCTCGCGTTCGGGATCGGGCTCACGCCGGTGATGATCCCGCTGGTGGTGCTGGCGATCCCGCCGATCCTGGTGACCACGTACGAGGCCGTGCGGAGCGTGGACCCCTCGCCGGTCGACGCGGCCCGGGGCCTGGGCATGCACGAGGCGAAGATCCTGCTGCGGGTCGAACTGCCCGTGGCGCTCCCGCTGATCCTCGGCGCCCTGCGCACGGCGGCGATCCAGATCATCTCCACCGCCACGATCGCGGCGTACGTGAGCCTCGGCGGTCTCGGCCGGTACGTCATCGACGGCCTCTACCAGCGTGACTACGAGAAGGTCGTGGGCGGCGCGACGCTGGTCGCCTCCCTGGCGCTGCTCACCCTCGGCGTGTTCTGGCTGGCGTCCCGCCTGGTCGTGTCCCCGGGGGTCAGCCGCCGCTAA
- a CDS encoding roadblock/LC7 domain-containing protein produces the protein MTDDLTTDPATAEGLGESAANFTWLLERFAAESAGVLDAIAVSSDGMLIAVSRRDGHADSERLGAVISGMLSLAAGASANYGLGDLSRVIMDYLGGRLLVSALGGGAVLGVVASKEAKLADVAYEMTLFTERAGAVISPELIVELQKRVSAPAG, from the coding sequence ATGACGGATGACCTCACCACCGACCCGGCGACGGCCGAGGGGCTCGGTGAATCGGCGGCGAATTTCACCTGGCTCCTCGAACGGTTCGCCGCCGAATCGGCCGGTGTCCTCGACGCCATAGCCGTCTCCTCCGACGGCATGCTCATCGCCGTCTCCCGCCGGGACGGCCACGCCGACTCCGAACGCCTGGGCGCGGTGATCTCCGGCATGCTGAGCCTCGCCGCCGGCGCCTCCGCCAACTACGGCCTCGGCGACCTGAGCCGGGTGATCATGGACTATCTGGGCGGCCGGCTCCTCGTGTCCGCGCTCGGCGGCGGCGCCGTCCTCGGCGTGGTCGCCTCGAAGGAGGCCAAACTCGCCGACGTCGCCTACGAGATGACCCTCTTCACCGAGCGGGCCGGAGCCGTCATCAGCCCCGAGCTGATCGTCGAGCTCCAGAAGCGCGTCTCCGCCCCGGCCGGCTGA
- a CDS encoding ATP-binding protein — translation MSSQEGTVSGQPPAPPRSRRRRIVTLLERWPFGRKLHLLVLVPVLVVAGMLAYVVDDEMSQARAAADTAALVRNSESVATLVDDLQREHRQALLLSVRHQAAEGGAGEPSDIPYLQAQQRVDVQARVVREAFGSLLPAAEDEAIATIGGLTDLRQLIQRGYIPADNIDPTYSDLVDQLISGLGLGESTTASRGSPEGRLETLLGADAAHAAFETSVFGAQTGDSNALIEFLRAVGDHRSYEDKAERFKALSSEAQGTTLDGVERSSQRKLIEEQYNALRVDPSSLQAQTPERLRAAIAKALEAEPVYARQAEDRLRITHTLIHGIAAQADAASDKAWRHTLTLVGSATLALVAWLVFSFLVRRSVARPVRILTAAARQVADATGKELARVADDESAETGPPRLREIPVPVRDEIGALAEAFNQVQSTASALLERQITVRANVEQMFGNIGHRVSNLASRQLDLIEGLEQAQTDPATLRPLYQIDHIATRLRRNAESLQVIAGKRQAAEDVDAPQPTGLTDVLRAALSTIGGYERVSLRPSAEVVVVPAAVSDLTLMLAELLQNGVFFSPTHTKVDVAVQIRPPAEGAVIEIIDHGLGMPPEQLAEENARLLRRERLDLAPTHVLGLFVVGRIARRFGIGVVLTRTPGEGVTSTVTIPSTLLLPANAIPAPPPPTAPSPAIPTPRSEQRPRAALVAATPSGSGLPQRVARGASDGEPSGEADTEPHADAGSATGADAHGVADPGPRGVAGAGAHGVAADRPGADGSGGPGAGRAAGEPGAPSVAPGGDDARHDRGVETTGSGARQGPMEHDGESRPLRRRVRGATLAPDTTPRTPAVSPARHPADAAHVRDELEDLEAATERARRDSARDRTGPGPQVSLTPEGPGNDG, via the coding sequence GTGTCCTCGCAGGAAGGGACCGTTTCCGGACAGCCGCCCGCCCCGCCGCGGAGCCGCCGCCGCCGGATCGTCACGCTCCTGGAGCGCTGGCCGTTCGGCAGGAAACTGCACCTCCTGGTGCTGGTGCCCGTCCTGGTGGTGGCGGGCATGCTCGCCTACGTCGTGGACGACGAGATGAGCCAGGCCAGGGCGGCCGCCGACACCGCCGCGCTCGTACGCAACAGCGAGAGCGTCGCCACGCTCGTGGACGACCTCCAACGTGAGCACCGGCAGGCCCTGTTGCTCTCCGTACGCCACCAGGCGGCCGAGGGCGGGGCGGGTGAGCCGTCGGACATCCCGTACCTCCAGGCGCAGCAGCGGGTCGACGTCCAGGCGCGGGTGGTGCGCGAGGCGTTCGGGTCCCTGCTGCCCGCCGCGGAGGACGAGGCGATCGCGACAATCGGCGGGCTGACCGATCTGCGGCAGCTGATCCAGCGGGGGTACATCCCCGCGGACAACATCGATCCCACCTACTCCGATCTGGTCGATCAGCTGATCAGCGGCCTGGGGCTCGGGGAGTCCACCACCGCGTCGCGCGGATCCCCGGAGGGCAGGCTGGAGACGCTGCTGGGGGCGGATGCCGCCCACGCGGCCTTCGAGACCAGTGTGTTCGGCGCGCAGACCGGTGACTCCAACGCGCTCATCGAGTTCCTGCGTGCGGTCGGTGACCACCGCTCGTACGAGGACAAGGCGGAGCGGTTCAAAGCGCTGTCCTCCGAGGCGCAGGGCACCACCCTGGACGGCGTCGAGCGCAGCTCCCAGCGGAAGTTGATCGAGGAGCAGTACAACGCCCTGCGGGTGGACCCCAGTTCGCTCCAGGCGCAGACCCCGGAGCGGCTTCGGGCGGCCATCGCGAAGGCCCTGGAGGCCGAGCCCGTCTACGCCCGGCAGGCCGAGGACCGGCTCAGGATCACCCACACGCTGATCCACGGGATCGCGGCCCAGGCGGACGCCGCCTCCGACAAGGCGTGGCGGCACACGCTCACCCTGGTGGGCTCCGCGACGCTGGCGCTGGTGGCCTGGCTGGTCTTCTCCTTCCTGGTCCGCCGCTCGGTGGCCAGGCCGGTACGGATTCTCACGGCCGCCGCGCGGCAGGTCGCGGACGCCACCGGGAAGGAGCTGGCGCGGGTCGCGGACGACGAGTCCGCCGAGACGGGGCCGCCCCGGCTGCGCGAGATTCCGGTGCCGGTACGGGACGAGATCGGCGCGCTCGCGGAAGCGTTCAACCAGGTGCAGTCGACGGCGTCGGCGCTGCTGGAGCGGCAGATCACCGTGCGCGCCAACGTGGAGCAGATGTTCGGCAACATCGGGCACCGGGTGAGCAACCTGGCGTCGCGCCAGCTCGACCTGATCGAGGGTCTTGAGCAGGCCCAGACCGACCCGGCGACGCTCCGCCCGCTCTACCAGATCGACCACATCGCGACGCGGCTGCGCCGTAACGCCGAGAGCCTCCAGGTGATCGCCGGGAAGCGGCAGGCGGCGGAGGACGTGGACGCGCCGCAGCCCACGGGACTCACCGACGTGCTGCGGGCGGCGCTGTCCACCATCGGCGGGTACGAACGGGTCTCCCTGCGGCCGTCGGCGGAGGTGGTCGTCGTCCCGGCGGCCGTCAGCGACCTGACCCTGATGCTGGCCGAACTGCTCCAGAACGGCGTCTTCTTCTCCCCCACGCACACCAAGGTCGACGTGGCGGTGCAGATACGGCCCCCGGCGGAGGGCGCGGTGATCGAGATCATCGACCACGGGCTGGGCATGCCGCCGGAGCAACTGGCCGAGGAGAACGCGCGGTTGCTCCGCAGGGAGCGGCTCGACCTGGCGCCCACGCACGTGCTGGGCCTGTTCGTGGTGGGCCGCATAGCCCGCCGCTTCGGCATCGGGGTCGTACTGACTCGCACCCCCGGCGAGGGCGTCACGAGCACGGTGACCATCCCGTCCACCCTGCTGCTCCCCGCGAACGCGATACCGGCACCCCCGCCCCCCACGGCCCCGTCCCCGGCCATCCCGACCCCCCGCTCGGAACAGCGCCCACGGGCGGCGCTGGTGGCGGCCACCCCGAGCGGCAGCGGCCTGCCGCAGCGGGTCGCGCGCGGGGCGTCGGACGGTGAGCCGAGCGGCGAGGCGGACACCGAGCCGCACGCCGACGCGGGCAGCGCCACGGGCGCCGACGCGCACGGCGTCGCGGACCCCGGACCGCGAGGCGTCGCAGGCGCGGGGGCACACGGCGTCGCGGCCGACAGGCCGGGCGCGGACGGAAGCGGCGGCCCAGGCGCAGGCCGGGCGGCCGGAGAGCCCGGCGCCCCCTCGGTCGCCCCCGGTGGTGACGACGCGCGGCACGATCGTGGTGTCGAGACCACCGGGTCAGGGGCCCGGCAGGGCCCCATGGAGCACGACGGCGAGTCGCGGCCGTTGCGGCGGCGTGTGCGGGGCGCGACCCTGGCTCCCGACACGACGCCCCGTACCCCTGCGGTCTCCCCCGCGCGGCACCCCGCCGACGCGGCGCACGTCCGTGACGAACTGGAGGACCTGGAGGCCGCCACCGAGCGGGCACGACGGGACTCCGCGCGTGACAGAACAGGACCTGGGCCCCAGGTATCGCTCACCCCGGAAGGACCTGGCAATGACGGATGA